In the genome of Nocardia terpenica, one region contains:
- the thrB gene encoding homoserine kinase — translation MTRTLPAGIEVLARVPASSANLGPGFDSLGIALGLYDEIEVRTTGSGLTIRVEGEGADDVPWGPSHLVVRAIERGLESAGVWADGLDVVCRNVIPHSRGLGSSASAVVGGLAAGRGLAARFDPELACDDAELVQLASEFEGHPDNASASVLGGIVVSWTETDRPADLGAGIADHTRSYRAVRLDPHPAIRATVVVPEERSSTAHTRGLLPEMVPHGDAAFNASRAALAVVALTQRPDLLLPATADRLHQGYRSAALPLTTAWIARLREAGIAAMVSGAGPTVLALHTGEFPAELRELAAADGLRVIEPTISEGVRVD, via the coding sequence CTGACCCGGACCCTGCCCGCCGGTATCGAGGTTCTCGCGCGGGTGCCCGCGTCCAGCGCCAATCTGGGTCCGGGCTTCGACTCGCTGGGCATCGCGCTCGGCCTGTACGACGAGATCGAGGTCCGAACGACCGGGTCCGGACTGACGATCCGGGTGGAGGGCGAGGGCGCCGACGACGTGCCTTGGGGCCCTTCGCATCTCGTGGTGCGGGCGATCGAGCGCGGCCTGGAGTCGGCGGGGGTCTGGGCCGACGGCCTGGATGTGGTGTGCCGCAACGTGATTCCGCACTCGCGTGGACTGGGGTCCTCCGCGTCCGCGGTGGTGGGCGGGCTGGCCGCCGGTCGCGGGCTGGCCGCCCGCTTCGATCCGGAGCTGGCCTGCGACGATGCCGAATTGGTGCAGCTGGCTTCGGAATTCGAGGGGCATCCCGACAACGCGTCCGCCAGCGTCCTGGGCGGCATCGTGGTGTCGTGGACCGAAACCGATCGCCCCGCCGATCTGGGTGCGGGCATCGCCGACCACACGCGCTCCTACCGCGCGGTACGGCTGGATCCGCATCCCGCGATTCGCGCGACCGTCGTGGTCCCCGAGGAACGGTCGTCGACCGCGCACACGCGCGGCCTGCTGCCGGAAATGGTGCCGCACGGCGACGCCGCGTTCAATGCCAGTCGCGCCGCATTGGCGGTAGTGGCCTTGACGCAGCGCCCGGACCTGCTGCTACCCGCCACGGCGGACCGGCTGCATCAGGGGTATCGATCCGCGGCCCTGCCCTTGACAACCGCGTGGATCGCGCGATTGCGCGAGGCGGGAATTGCGGCCATGGTCTCCGGTGCGGGACCGACCGTACTGGCTCTGCACACCGGTGAATTCCCGGCCGAACTGCGCGAACTCGCGGCGGCGGACGGACTTCGAGTGATCGAACCGACAATTTCCGAGGGTGTGCGCGTGGACTGA